TCTTTTTGGCTTTATACCTTTATCAACCATATAATCAACACAAATTTGAGCACGTCTTTGTGATAACTCCATATTAAAGTCATCACCAGCTCTACTATCTGTATGTGAACGAAGTTGGATAACAACATTTGGATTTTTCTTTAAAACTAGTATTAGTGCATCTAATGCATCTTTAGATTCTTTTCTTAGCTTGGCACTGTTGTAATCGTACTCAATTTTAGGAAGTACTATTTCGTCTTGTGTAGCTTCTAATACTATGTCTTGAACTATGTTTACAGACTCTTTTACACCAATAGTAGTTTCTGAGAAATTATTAGAAAGATATCCCTCTTTTGAGACGGTTATATTGTAAGATATATTTTCTTTAACAAAGTCTTTTCCAAATAAATATCTACCAGAATTATCAGTAAAAGTTTCCGTTTTACTACCATCGCTACCAACAATTTCTACTTTTGCCCCGCTAACTACTTGACTGGATTTTATATCAGTGATTACTCCAGAAATAGTTAAATTAAGTTTTGGTAAATGAAATTGATAAATATCATCTCCCTTGCTACCAAGTCTATTCGATGAAAGGTAACCCTTTTCATCTTCTGCTTCAAAGATAATTCCGAAGTCGTCATTAGATGAATTAATAGGACTCTTCATGTTTGAAATAGAACGAAGGTTATTTTCACCATCAAACTCTGCCTTGAAGATATCCAAACCACCCATACCAACTAGACCATCAGACGAGAAGTATAAAGAACCATCGTTGTGAATGAAAGGGAATAGTTCATTACCACTTGTGTTTATTTTGTCTCCCATGTTGATTGGCTCACTCCACTCATCTCTTTTTAATTTTTTGATGTACCAGATATCTTTTCCACCAAATCCGCCTTTCATATCTGAAGAGAAATACAAGACCTTACCATCTCCTCTGAGTGAAGGATGAGCGAAACTACTCACACTGTCATAAGGCAATGGCACTAATACTGGAGAAATCCAGCTCTTACCTTTTTTTCTTGAAAAATAAATTTCACAAGTAGGAATCGGCTTTACTTTTGAGTTTTCCATACATCTTGTGAAGAATAATTCGTTACCACGATCATTCATTGTTGGAGTAGCTTCGTGATTTGAAGTATTCATAGGTTCTTCAAATGGTGTGGGCTTTGACCATCTATTTTTCTTTTTATCAAATTTAGACCAATAGATATCCGTATAAGAATTTCCTGTAAATCCGTCAGTAGCTTTTCCTAAAGAGCCATCTCTTGAAGATGTGAAAAACAACTCATCGTAATCTCTACTAGCATAGCAGGGAGAATATTCTTCCTGGTTGGTATTATGAGGAAATGATGTCAGTACGTAACGGGATGGGTTTTGGAGGGCGTCAAGTGCAAACAGACATGAAGCAATTCCTTTATCAGCTCTATCGTCATTAGACTTTAGCTCTTTATACTTTTCAAATTGGACTACAGCTTCAGAAAACTTCTGTTGTTTTTGTAATACCTGAGCGTACCTTAAGTATACTTCAGCATGAGGATATTTGGCTTTGATTGCTCTTTTATACATTGCAGTAGCCTTTTTCAAATATATAGGCGTACCGATATTTCGAGCACATTCTGCTTGTAAGAAAATCAATTCGGCTTTCTTAGCCCTATTTTTTTCTTTGGTGTAATCTTCCTTATAAAGTTTCTCGGCCTCATGATAGTTCTGCATCATAAAAGCCTTATCGGCCTTCGATGTTTTAACTTTCTTAGATGAGTTTTGAGAAACTAAAGTTGTTGACGATAAAATAATTAATAGCGCCGTAAGTGAAAGTAAATGTTTCATTTTTTGTACTTAGAATTTTTGCTAAAATAAGGATTTATTTCTTTTGAAAAAGACACAAGTAAATATCTATTAAAAAGTTGTTAATAATTTTAAAAAATGCCTATTGAAATATTTACAAAATAAGGTAGTTTTGTGTAATTAGTACACATATTAAAAAAATTAGCATTTAAAGAAAATGAAAAAAAGCAAACTTGAGTACATTTGGCTAGACGGTCATGTACCAACTCAAAACATGAGAAGTAAAACTAAAGTAATGAACGACTTTAGTGGTAAATTAGAAGATTGTCCGACCTGGTCTTTTGATGGAAGTTCTACTCAACAAGCATCTGGAGGCTCATCAGATTGCTTGTTAAAACCTGTTGCAATTTATCCTGATCCTAGCAGAATTAATGGTTACTTAGTTATGACTGAGGTGTTAAATGCCGATGGAACTCCTCACGATTCAAACGGAAGAGCTACTATTGATGACGATGATAATGATTTTTGGTTTGGCTTCGAACAAGAATACTTTATCATGGATAAAAATACTCAACTTCCACTTGGTTTTCCATTAGGTGGATATCCTGGACCTCAAGGCTTGTATTATTGCTCTGTCGGTGGAAAAAACACTCATGGTAGAGAATTTGTTGAAGAACATGCTGATTTGTGTATTGAAGCTGGATTAAACTTCGAAGGTATTAACCAAGAGGTTGCTAGTGGTCAGTGGGAGTTTCAACTTTTTGCTAAAGGCGCTAAAAAAGCTGGCGATGAAATATGGATAGCTAGGTACCTTTTGGACAGACTTACTGAAAGCTACGGCTATTACATTGAATATCATCCAAAACCAGTAAAAGGAGATTGGAATGGTTCTGGTATGCACGCTAACTTCTCGAACAATACATTAAGAACGTGTGGTTCTCAAGAGGTTTATGAAAAAATATGTGAAGCTTTCAGACCTGTAACTAAAGAACATATTAGTGTTTATGGTGCTTACAACGACGAGAGATTAACTGGTCTTCATGAAACAGCTTCAATTAACGACTTTAGTTATGGCATTTCTGATAGAGGTGCTTCTATAAGAATTCCTATCTTAACAGTTGAAAATGGGTGGAAAGGATGGCTAGAAGACAGACGTCCAGCATCTAACGGTGATCCTTATAAAATTGCCGCAAGAATTGTTAAGACTGTGAAGGGAGTGGTTTAAGAATTAAATTAATTGAAATTAAAAAACAGCATCATTGATGCTGTTTTTTTGTTTACTTCTTTAGGTCTTTTTCAACTTTCTGTACTTCTTCTTTTACCGTGGTAGCTGTTGAACGAATTTCTCGTTTAATATCGTCAGACGCATCTTTTAGTTCTCTAAGTCCTTTACCCAATCCACGAGCAAGTTCAGGAATTTTTTTTGAGCCAAATAGCATTACAACAACAAGCATTATAATAACTATCTCAGGGCCTCCAATAAATAAAATAACATTCAACATAATCGGTTTGAGTTTGAATAATTCACTTACAAAGTTAAGGGTTCAAAATAAAAATGCCTCAAAAAGAGGCATTTTTTATTTATAATATGATTAAGAAAGTTACTTCTTTTCGGTAACAGACTTCTTAATTGTATCAAGCATAATTGGTGATGCAACAAATAGGGATGAGTAGGTTCCTACTACAACACCCACCATTAATGCAAACATAAATCCTCTAATAACTTCTCCTCCAAATAAGAAAATAACTAATAGCACAAAAAACGTTGTTAATGATGTATTAACTGTTCTACTTAGTGTGCTATTAAGTGCATTATTCACAAGAGAATTGAACTCTTTCTTCTTATAGATAGCCATATGCTCACGGATACGGTCAAAAACAACCACTGTATCGTTAAGTGAATAACCTATAATAGTTAAAAGAGCAGCAATAAATGCTTGGTCAATTTCAAGGGAGAATGGTAATATTCCGTAGAAAATAGAGAATATTGATAATACTATTAATACGTCATGGAATACTGCAGCAACAGCACCTAAACTAAATTGCCATTTTCTAAATCTTAGTAAGATGTATAAAAATATGATGAATAAAGAGAAAATTATTGACCATAATGCAGATACTTTAATGTCATCTGCAATAGTTGGACCTACTTTCTGAGAACTCATAACTTCATAAGAGCCAAACTGTGCTAATCCAGCATCTAACTGACTAAGCACTAAATCATCAGCAGTTAATTCTTTACTATCTATTAAGTATTTTGTAGTAATTTTAACTTGGTTCTCGTCACCAAACGTTTTAACTTCAGGGAACATTTTTAAACCTTCTTCATCTACAAAATAATTCGCTAGAGAACTTCTTAAGTCTTCATTTTCAATTGCAGCAGAATCAAACCTTACTACAAAAGTTCTACCTCCTTTAAAGTCAACACCATAGTTTAATTTCTTAGTTACAAGTGAACCAATACCTATGAGTATTAAAATTGATGAAATGGCATAAAAGACTTTTCTTTTTCCAATAAAGTCGATGGCGGTATTTTTAAATGCTCCTCTAGTGATTTTGTTGTCAAACGATACCGATTCTTTCTTGCTAAGTCTCCAGTAGAAAACTAGTCTTGTAATGAATATCGCAGAGAATAGTGAGGTTAAAATACCGATTACTAATGTCGTTGCAAACCCTTTGATTGGTCCAGAACCAAACATATATAATACTATACCTGTCAATAAGGTAGTAACATTTGCATCAATAATAGAACTGTAAGCATTTTTGTAACCATCGGAAACAGCAAGTTTAAGCCCTTTTCCGTTTAACAACTCTTCTCTAATTCTTTCATAGATAAGGACATTTGCATCAACAGACATACCAATTGTAAGAACTATACCCGCAATTCCTGGTAATGTTAAAACAGCTCCGATTGATGATAACACTCCAAATACAAAAAACAAGTTTGCAAGAAGGGCAATATTTGATACTATTCCTGCGAAACTGTAATAGAACATCATGTATACTAGCACTAATGCCAATGCTATTATGAATGATTTTAATCCTGAATCAATCGCTTCTTGACCTAAAGATGGTCCAACAATTGCTTCTTCAATAATTCTTGCAGGAGCTGGTAATTTACCTGACTTTAAAATATTAGATAAGTCATTCGCTTCATTAATAGTAAAGTTACCTGTAATTTGAGATCTTCCTCCGGAAATTTCAGCTTGAACTGTTGGGAAAGAATACACAAAATCATCAAGTACAATAGCAATACTTTTACCAATATTATCTGCCGTTAGTCTTTTCCACTGTCTTGAACCTTCAGCACTCATGGTCATTGATACTTCTGGCACACCATTGAATTGACCAAAATCAGTTCTAGCATCAGTAACAACATCACCTTCCATAGCGGCATTACCATCACGCGAAGTTACTCTTAGGGCTACTAACTGTACAAATTTCCCTTCTGGATCATAAGGTTTAACAGTCCATGAAAACTTAATATCACGTGGTAAGATATCCTTCACTTCATCCATTCTTAAGAATTCATTTACCTTTGAAGTATCTTTAATGTCAGAAATACCACAAACAGGCCCACTGTTAGGTTGATTTGTTTGACTGATATTTGGATATAATACAGCATATAGAGGGTTCTGTCTAGAGAACTGCTCAGCAGAAAGTGCTGTACTATCTGAAGAAACTTCTGAATCTATACTTAACTCATCAATAGCTAAATCTGAAATCATATCCTCCGAACTATCAACAGATTCTTCTGTAGACTCCGAGTCTGCAGTAGCAACTTCTTCTACTTCTTCTTCAATAGTTGACTTTAGAAATGTATTTATTTGATCGATAAGACCTATTACTTCTGTATTTTCATAGGTTTCCCAAAACTCGAGTTGAGCTGTTCCTTGCAATAATTTTCTAACCCTTTCAGGGTCTTTAACACCGGGCAATTCAACTAAGATTCTACCAGAACCTTCTAGTCTTTGGATGTTTGGCTGAGTAACTCCAAATCTATCAATTCTGGAACGCAGTATGTTAAATGAACGACTGATAGCGTCCTCAACTTCTATACCAATAACTCCTAGAACTTCTTCATTAGTTGAATTGGAATTAATTTTATCTTTTAACTCAGGAGTATAAAATATTGACGCAAGCTTGCCATCAGGGTTTACTTCTGAAAATGACTGACCAAATAGTGTGACGAAATTGTCTTGGCTGTCTCTTTGTTTTTCTTGAGCAAGTTTAATTGCAGAATTAAACATCTCATCTGAATTGTAGTTTGACATTGCACGGATAACGTCTACAACAGACACTTCCAACGTAACGTTCATCCCACCTTTAAGGTCAAGACCTAGATTAATTTCTCTCGATTTACACTCATTATAAGTATAATTCTTTATTCCAATGTTATAAACAGGCTCTGTGGCTATAGAATCAAGATATCTTTTTTCTTTTATTTCATCTCCGTTAGAGTATTCAACCGCATCCTCTTCAATCCCCCTTACAACAGATGTAAATGATAATTGATACAAACAAACAAGTGCAAATACGATTGCAAACAGAGAAACGAAACTTTTATTTTGCATAATTATGATTAGTTTAGAACGGGCAAATATAGTTTTTCAAATTTGAAATAGCAATTGGAAAAACAATGAAGGAATATTAGTTGAATTGAATGGCATAGCACGCATTATATATTTTATATGTTGTAAATTTGTATTGGTATGAAAAGAATGCTGATTTTTTATTTGACTATTATTAGTCTTTCTTCCTTTTCTCAACAGCTTAAAAGAGCTGAATTGTCAATATTAGAAAATGGTGTAATTATCCAAAATCCTTTTACGGGTGGTTTAAGTTCGTCTCAACTTTCTAATATTGATTTTAATAACGATGGCGTAAATGATGTTTTTGTTTTTGAACGAATTGGAGATAGAACTCTCGCTTTTATCAAAAATACCAGCGGATCAGATTTAAGTTATTCCTACTCCAAAGAATACAGTTATGATTTTCCTAAACTCGAAAAATGGGCATTACTGATTGACTTTAATTGTGATGGTAAAGAAGACATATTTACTTATAACGATAGTTACGTTAGATTATACAAAAACACATCTGTAGGCACTTCATTAAGTTTTGAACTGGAAACGGATGCGCTAATAAGCGACTTAGGACCTATCCAAAGTGCAATTATTATATCTGAAGTTGATATTCCCTCATTTGTTGATGTAGACTTTGATGGAGATATAGATGTGTTGACATTTAAGCAAAGCGGCGGTTATGTTGAGTACCACCAAAATCAAAGTCAAGAGCTTTACGGCAATTGTGATAGCTTAATTTTTGAACTCAAAACCGACTGTTGGGGAAGGTTTTTTGAAGGCTTGAATGAGTATGACTTCAATAGCTGCGAAAGTCAAACTATAATAGATCAACCAATAGTTGAAAGTCGTTCTTCAGGAGGACACAGTGGCTCATCAACCCTTACTTTAGATATTGATGGTGATAATGACATGGACATCATTCTTGGTGACGTTTCTTTTAATAACCTCAATTTATTGACTAATACTGGTGATTCTGAAGAGGCCTTAATGACTTCTGTAAATCAAGACTTCCCCATTGGAAACGGCAGTAATATAAGCGCTGAGATTGAATCTTTCCCTGCAGCATTTCACTTAGATGTTAATAATGATGGGCTCAGAGATTTAGTCGTTAGTCCAAACACAAATAATAATGCCGAAGATTTTGAAAGCATTTACCTCTATCTAAATTCCGGCGCAGATAATGCTCCAGTTTTTGAATTTGAAAAAACCGATTTCTTGCAAGAGCTTACACTGGATTTTGGTACAGCTGCTTATCCAGCAATGATTGACTATAACAATGACGGATTAAAGGATTTAATTATTGGAAATTACGGTTATCACGCTGGAAATAATCCATCTTCTCAACTGGCATTACTAAGAAATATTGGAAGTGAGACAGAGCCTAATTTCGAATTAATTGATAGAAACTTCGGCAATTTATCCTCAATAAATTTAGATACTGGATTAGTAGCTTCTGTTGCTGGCCTCACTCCTACATTTGGAGACTTGGATAATGATGGCGACATTGATTTAATTGTTGGTGATGGAAATGGAAAAATTCATTATTTCAAAAACACCTCAGCAATTGGTAATGACGCTCAGTTCGAACTTGAAAATGTTAATTTAAATACTATTGATATTGGTCAACATTCAGCACCTTTTTTATTTGATATGAATGAAGATGGTTTATTGGACTTAGTCATTGGCAAAGTCGACGGAAGTATTACTTATGCTCAAAATAATGGCTCTGAAACCAACCCTGTTTTTGATAATCTCGTTGAAGATTTTGGTGCTATTTCCGTAACTAACGACGAAAGTTTATACGGCTTTAGCATTCCCTTTGTTTTTTCTGAAAATGGAGAGATAGAAATGTTGATTGGTAGCGAAATTGGACGGATTTATCATTACAATAACATTTCTGGAAATCTTTCAGGCTCTTTCAATTTGGTGAGTGATAATTTCGAAAATATTCAAGAAGGTAAAAATGTTGCTTGCTTGTACGAAGACTTCAATGGTGATGGTAAAAGAGATATGTTTTATGGCATGCAATCAGGAGGATTGTTCTATTATATTAGCGACAGTACTTTAAGCTCTAATTCAACTTATGACGTTTCGACTTTAATTGATATATATCCTAACCCTACTGACAAATTTATAAATGTTAAGTCAGAAGTAGATGCTATCGCAAAAATCTACTCCATACATGGGAAGCTACTTATCAATAAACAAATAAGCGAACAGTCAAATATTGATGTTAGTCAACTTCAGCCAGCCTATTATTTTATATCCTTTGAAACACTAGATAGCTCTAAAATCATTTGGAAAAAAATAATAGTCCAATAAAAAATGGAGAGCGAACTCTCCATTATTAAAAACAATAACTCTTAATTATTTTTAGTCAATTAAAGCATTTGTAGCTCTAACTCCATCTGCAGAATCGTTTAACTTTTCTTTTTCAGCATCGTTAAGCTCAATTTCTACAATTCTTTCAATTCCGTTCTTTCCTAATATTACAGGAACACCTATACATAAATCGTTTAAGCCATACTCTCCGTCTAACATTACTGAACATGGGAACATCTTGTGTTGGTCACAAGCAATTGAGTGTACAAGTGAAGAAACAGCAGCACCAGGAGCATACCACGCTGAAGTTCCTAACATTGATGTTAATGTTGCACCACCAACCTTAGTATCTTCCAATACTTTTTGCAATCTATCTTCAGAAATGAATTCAGAAACTCTGACACTATTTCTTGTAGCTAATCTCGTTAATGGAAGCATTCCTTTGTCGCTATGCCCTCCGATAACCATGCCGTCTATATCTGACGCAGGACATTCTAAAGCTTCGCTAAGTCTATATTTGAATCTAGCACTATCCAATGCCCCACCCATGCCGATGATTCTATTCTTTGGAAGACCAGTTACTTTGTGTGCTAAGTAAGTCATAGTATCCATAGGATTACTGACTATAATTAAAATTACATTAGGCGAATGTTTAATTAAATTCTCTGAAACTGTTTTTACAATACCAGCGTTAATACCGATTAACTCTTCTCGAGTCATACCAGGTTTTCTAGGGATTCCACTCGTAATTACTGCAACATCACTATTCGCCGTTTTTGAATAATCATTAGTGCTTCCAGTGATTTTAGTGTCAAAGCCATTTAAAGTAGCTGTTTGCATTAAATCCATGGCTTTACCTTCTGCAAAGTTTTCTTTAATATCAATTAAAACTACTTCTGAAGCGAAGTTTTTGATAGCAATATATTCTGCACAACTTGCGCCTACTGCCCCAGCGCCTACAACTGTAATTTTCATATGTTATAAATTTTTGTGCAAAATTAACATTCTGAATCAACAATTCTAATTTTTAAAACACTAAAAATGAATTTAATCTAAGGTTACGTTCAAATCTAATTGAAAATCTAAAAATATATTTGTAACTTTATGAGCTGTTTATACTTAACCGACTTAACAATTTCTCTATGAGAATTCTATTTTTTCTGCTTGCAATCATTTTAGTAAATATTGAATCTGCATACTCTCAAATTGATGCAGGAGATGACATCACTATCTGTGAAATTCAAAGTGTCAACTTGTCTGCTGACTACACACCCAATTCTGTGGGTACAAATGATTATGTTTTAGAAAATGTACCATATACTTCAGAAGCCTATACTGGCACTATTGTAAATATGTTTGATGATTCAGAGATGGGTCCTTTTGATATAGGCTTTGACTTCTGTTTCTTCGGTAATGTTTATAATCAATTCTGTATAGGCTCTAATGGCTGGATCACTTTCGAATGCGGTCAACCTACAACATACGTTTCTGGACCTATTCCAAATGCAGCGGCTCCAGTGAACTCAATTATGGCACCATGGTCTGACTGGAACCCAGGTGTTGGCGGCGAAGTAAGATATGAAACTATCGGTGTAGCTCCTAACAGAGCTCTAGTAGTTAATTGGGTTGATGTACCTCTATATGGCGGGGCTTGCACTAATTTTCAAGGTAAGTTTCAAATCGTTCTTAGAGAGTCGACTAACATAATAGAAAATAACATTGAATATAAAATGAACTGCCCAGACGATGGTGCTGGTGGTTCAGATATAGCTGTACAGGGTATTCAAAATTTTGATGGCTCTATTGCCATCGTTGTTCCAGGTCGAAATGCTACTGCATGGGAAGCCGAAAATGAATCTCATCACTATACTCCTACTGGTTTAGCAGTTTCTAATGTGCAGTGGTTTGATGAAAACAATAACCTTGTAGGTGATGGAACTGATATTTCAGTAAACCCATTAGCTACAACTACTTATACTGTAATAGCCTCAGAATGCCCAACTGATTATACAGATGAAGTTACTGTATTTGTTTCAACGGAAATAACAGTAAGTGAAACCATCGACGATAACATTTGTCCTGGTGAAATTTTCGGTGCTATAGATATTGATGTTAATGGCGGATTAGCCCCATATATTTTTTCATGGAGTTCAGCATCAAATACATTTTCTTCATCTAATGAAGATATTAATAACTTAAATGCAGACTCTTACAACCTAACAATAACTGATGACTTAAATTGCGAAAGTGATTTTGGACCATATATAATTTCACCTCCACCACTAGCTATTCAAATTTTTGAGTCTATAGATCCAGTAAGTTGTTTTGGGTTTAGTGATGGTGTTATTTCTACCTCAGTTAGTGGAGGAACACCAAACTATACTTATGATTGGACAGGAGATAATCCAATCACTGGAAATGGCACTAATACTATTAGCAATTTAGCTTCAGGCAATTACCAAATTACAGTTACAGATAACAATAATTGCCAAGAGACTGCTAACTTTTTCATGGACGAAAACTCATCTATATCAATTTTAAGTAATGTTTCTGACTATAATGGTTTTAACGTAAAATGCTACGGAGGAAATGATGCTTGGGTGTCGTGTATTTCTAGTGGAGGTCTTCTTCCTTATGACTTCTTATGGGTAGACGAGCAAAGTCTCGATACTATTTCTAGACAAGCTGATATTTATGAGCTTGAAGCAGGGAGCTATACATTTACAGTAACGGATGCAGAGGGATGTCCAAACTCAATTACATTTGATTTGATTGAACCAGATTCAATCTCAATAGACGTCTCTAACTACAGCCACAAAAGCTGCACATACAATAACGATGGGTTTATCGAAGTAGCTACTTGGGGCGGACCTGACCTACCAATCTATTCTGAAGAATATTTACCTCTAAAGTACACTTGGGATGGACCTAATTCTTTCTACTCAAATCAAGAAGACATTTACAATTTAATAGAAGGATTATATACTATAAAAGTTGAAGATGCTAATGGTTGTAAAAACGATTTAAGTTTTGAAATTAATCAACCTCCATTTATTGTTGCAAACTATAGGGTACTCAATGATACTGTAACACTTAATTATCCTTACGTTAATTTATTTGAT
The genomic region above belongs to Flavobacteriales bacterium and contains:
- a CDS encoding OmpA family protein, whose translation is MKHLLSLTALLIILSSTTLVSQNSSKKVKTSKADKAFMMQNYHEAEKLYKEDYTKEKNRAKKAELIFLQAECARNIGTPIYLKKATAMYKRAIKAKYPHAEVYLRYAQVLQKQQKFSEAVVQFEKYKELKSNDDRADKGIASCLFALDALQNPSRYVLTSFPHNTNQEEYSPCYASRDYDELFFTSSRDGSLGKATDGFTGNSYTDIYWSKFDKKKNRWSKPTPFEEPMNTSNHEATPTMNDRGNELFFTRCMENSKVKPIPTCEIYFSRKKGKSWISPVLVPLPYDSVSSFAHPSLRGDGKVLYFSSDMKGGFGGKDIWYIKKLKRDEWSEPINMGDKINTSGNELFPFIHNDGSLYFSSDGLVGMGGLDIFKAEFDGENNLRSISNMKSPINSSNDDFGIIFEAEDEKGYLSSNRLGSKGDDIYQFHLPKLNLTISGVITDIKSSQVVSGAKVEIVGSDGSKTETFTDNSGRYLFGKDFVKENISYNITVSKEGYLSNNFSETTIGVKESVNIVQDIVLEATQDEIVLPKIEYDYNSAKLRKESKDALDALILVLKKNPNVVIQLRSHTDSRAGDDFNMELSQRRAQICVDYMVDKGIKPKRLVAKGMGETEPYVMDVKDGKLRPGAVLSADFIENKLKRNKDKEKAHQYNRRTDFIVVSNAFYDVEKDEILVKKK
- a CDS encoding glutamine synthetase beta-grasp domain-containing protein, with protein sequence MKKSKLEYIWLDGHVPTQNMRSKTKVMNDFSGKLEDCPTWSFDGSSTQQASGGSSDCLLKPVAIYPDPSRINGYLVMTEVLNADGTPHDSNGRATIDDDDNDFWFGFEQEYFIMDKNTQLPLGFPLGGYPGPQGLYYCSVGGKNTHGREFVEEHADLCIEAGLNFEGINQEVASGQWEFQLFAKGAKKAGDEIWIARYLLDRLTESYGYYIEYHPKPVKGDWNGSGMHANFSNNTLRTCGSQEVYEKICEAFRPVTKEHISVYGAYNDERLTGLHETASINDFSYGISDRGASIRIPILTVENGWKGWLEDRRPASNGDPYKIAARIVKTVKGVV
- the tatA gene encoding twin-arginine translocase TatA/TatE family subunit → MLNVILFIGGPEIVIIMLVVVMLFGSKKIPELARGLGKGLRELKDASDDIKREIRSTATTVKEEVQKVEKDLKK
- the secDF gene encoding protein translocase subunit SecDF; amino-acid sequence: MQNKSFVSLFAIVFALVCLYQLSFTSVVRGIEEDAVEYSNGDEIKEKRYLDSIATEPVYNIGIKNYTYNECKSREINLGLDLKGGMNVTLEVSVVDVIRAMSNYNSDEMFNSAIKLAQEKQRDSQDNFVTLFGQSFSEVNPDGKLASIFYTPELKDKINSNSTNEEVLGVIGIEVEDAISRSFNILRSRIDRFGVTQPNIQRLEGSGRILVELPGVKDPERVRKLLQGTAQLEFWETYENTEVIGLIDQINTFLKSTIEEEVEEVATADSESTEESVDSSEDMISDLAIDELSIDSEVSSDSTALSAEQFSRQNPLYAVLYPNISQTNQPNSGPVCGISDIKDTSKVNEFLRMDEVKDILPRDIKFSWTVKPYDPEGKFVQLVALRVTSRDGNAAMEGDVVTDARTDFGQFNGVPEVSMTMSAEGSRQWKRLTADNIGKSIAIVLDDFVYSFPTVQAEISGGRSQITGNFTINEANDLSNILKSGKLPAPARIIEEAIVGPSLGQEAIDSGLKSFIIALALVLVYMMFYYSFAGIVSNIALLANLFFVFGVLSSIGAVLTLPGIAGIVLTIGMSVDANVLIYERIREELLNGKGLKLAVSDGYKNAYSSIIDANVTTLLTGIVLYMFGSGPIKGFATTLVIGILTSLFSAIFITRLVFYWRLSKKESVSFDNKITRGAFKNTAIDFIGKRKVFYAISSILILIGIGSLVTKKLNYGVDFKGGRTFVVRFDSAAIENEDLRSSLANYFVDEEGLKMFPEVKTFGDENQVKITTKYLIDSKELTADDLVLSQLDAGLAQFGSYEVMSSQKVGPTIADDIKVSALWSIIFSLFIIFLYILLRFRKWQFSLGAVAAVFHDVLIVLSIFSIFYGILPFSLEIDQAFIAALLTIIGYSLNDTVVVFDRIREHMAIYKKKEFNSLVNNALNSTLSRTVNTSLTTFFVLLVIFLFGGEVIRGFMFALMVGVVVGTYSSLFVASPIMLDTIKKSVTEKK
- a CDS encoding T9SS type A sorting domain-containing protein, with product MKRMLIFYLTIISLSSFSQQLKRAELSILENGVIIQNPFTGGLSSSQLSNIDFNNDGVNDVFVFERIGDRTLAFIKNTSGSDLSYSYSKEYSYDFPKLEKWALLIDFNCDGKEDIFTYNDSYVRLYKNTSVGTSLSFELETDALISDLGPIQSAIIISEVDIPSFVDVDFDGDIDVLTFKQSGGYVEYHQNQSQELYGNCDSLIFELKTDCWGRFFEGLNEYDFNSCESQTIIDQPIVESRSSGGHSGSSTLTLDIDGDNDMDIILGDVSFNNLNLLTNTGDSEEALMTSVNQDFPIGNGSNISAEIESFPAAFHLDVNNDGLRDLVVSPNTNNNAEDFESIYLYLNSGADNAPVFEFEKTDFLQELTLDFGTAAYPAMIDYNNDGLKDLIIGNYGYHAGNNPSSQLALLRNIGSETEPNFELIDRNFGNLSSINLDTGLVASVAGLTPTFGDLDNDGDIDLIVGDGNGKIHYFKNTSAIGNDAQFELENVNLNTIDIGQHSAPFLFDMNEDGLLDLVIGKVDGSITYAQNNGSETNPVFDNLVEDFGAISVTNDESLYGFSIPFVFSENGEIEMLIGSEIGRIYHYNNISGNLSGSFNLVSDNFENIQEGKNVACLYEDFNGDGKRDMFYGMQSGGLFYYISDSTLSSNSTYDVSTLIDIYPNPTDKFINVKSEVDAIAKIYSIHGKLLINKQISEQSNIDVSQLQPAYYFISFETLDSSKIIWKKIIVQ
- the mdh gene encoding malate dehydrogenase, with amino-acid sequence MKITVVGAGAVGASCAEYIAIKNFASEVVLIDIKENFAEGKAMDLMQTATLNGFDTKITGSTNDYSKTANSDVAVITSGIPRKPGMTREELIGINAGIVKTVSENLIKHSPNVILIIVSNPMDTMTYLAHKVTGLPKNRIIGMGGALDSARFKYRLSEALECPASDIDGMVIGGHSDKGMLPLTRLATRNSVRVSEFISEDRLQKVLEDTKVGGATLTSMLGTSAWYAPGAAVSSLVHSIACDQHKMFPCSVMLDGEYGLNDLCIGVPVILGKNGIERIVEIELNDAEKEKLNDSADGVRATNALID